CCGGTTCCAGCGCACCCTGGGACGTCCCCGTGGCACAAGGCTTATCCAGGAAACGTATATTGGACGCCGACTGAGTGCCGGAGGTTGGGACGCGGCGCGCCAGGTTTACTATCGAACCGGCAGGCCCGCCGAACAGGCTACCGTCCACGCTGCCGATGGTGCCCTGGGAGGCGATAGAGGTATAGCGCTGGGCGGGCATGCTGGGCTGGCAGGCAGGGGTGAGATTGGGGGCGGTTGCGGAACCATCATCGCAAGTGGCAGCCAACAACCCGGCCGTAACATCATTCTTCTGCAATTGGTGGTACAGGGGGTAGCTTACCGCTACGCCGAAGGCCTGGCCGATGTTGGTCGCCACCTCTGAACCGATCTCGCCGAGTTCCGCCCGGATAGCCAGGTTCTGCTTGTTAATCAGATACTCGGTATCGGAAAAGCCGCCGTCGGGATAGCTTTGCCCGGGAAGCGCGGATGCATCACCCTTGACCGAAGCGGTGAAGGTCTTGGTAACGACGTCGGCGCAGTTGTTGTAGCGGCCGATGTTATAGGCTACACCGTTCAAGGTCACACTCGTCGAGCCAGCCGCACCCCCGGCGCACTTGCCCCCGGCACCGAGCAACGCCAGATTGTTGATACGCTTCAGATTACCCGGCAGGTAGCCGTTGGGATTGGGCTCGGCGGCCATGCTCAGATGCGGTGCGTAGGCGTTGAACGAACCGCCCTCAACCGTGTGGTATACCACGACTTTCTTTCCGGCCAGCGAACCGGCGGCTGAACTCATGGTACAGGCATACGCCACGCGGTCTCCACTGCTCTTGCCTGGTTCGGTACCGGCGGCTTCCAGATACATGTGCGCATCATTGGTGCCGCCGTTGCCGGCCAAGCCGTTGCAAAGCGACATCACGCTGCGGAACACTGCATTGGTGGGCGCAGATGCGCCGGACAGCCACACGTAAGTGGTTGGGCCGGCGGCGATCTGAGCGGGAGTCAGCGCGAAAGCAACCGGAGCCGTGCCCAGCGATGCGATGGCCAGGGCGATTTTACTCAGTTTCATTTTCATTTTATGTCCTTTTTTAACTGATTGAATACTGCAACAAATCCCTGCGCTTTCTTTTCCGAGATAGAGGAAAGCTTCAGCGGATTTACGATTAGACGCCCGTACGGCGGCGGACGATCATGCTGAGCATCCCCAGGCCGGCGAGCAGCATGGCCCAGGTCTCGGCTTCAGGCACGGGGCTGGTGATGGTAAGAACACCTGCCTCGCTTAACGAAACTTTGGTGAATTCGCCAGCACCGATGGTGCCGTCGTGGTTCAGGTCAAAACCGAAGGGGGTCTTGGTGGCCTGGGCCAAGTTCGAAGTGGAAGAGGTGGTCAGAAACCAGAAATTCTGATCTGTACCCACAGCTTGTGTGGTGTCGACGGTCGTCTTCTGAAGCCAGGTATCGCCCTGCCCAAAGCCGTTAATCGCGCCGAAGAAGGTATCGGAAGGGTCCGTCGCGGTGGCAACGCTGGCGCCATTAACGACGGTGCCATGGGTGCCACGGCTGTTGTTGGCATCGACATACTTGTCCATGCCGTTCATGGTTTTCACGTTGGCGTTGCCCTGGCTCGGGAATGCGTCAACGTTGCCCGTGGTCAGGTAACGTGAACCGCCTTTAAGATTCCGATCGGTATCATCCAGCGCGATTACGTTGAATTCCATCTTACCAAGATTAGACGCACCAACAAAGCTGGTCAGCTGGCTCCATGATGCGCCGTAATCGCCCGTCTTAAGATCCCAGCTTTTGGTATAGCCGGCCTGGCCGTTCGCTGCGATCATATCGTCCATCTTGAAGCCGAGATCGAACAGGCCAGATATGTCGTCACCGCCGGTGGTAGCGGAATCGCCACCGTAGTAGCGTACGTTGAGCAAGAGCTCGCCGTTGCCGCTCGGACCGCCGTCGATGGCGGCAAAGGCGGGGGTTCCCGCGGCCATGATTGCCGCGACTGCGAGTGCCTTGAGTTTTAATTCTATTTTCATTGCTGATGCTCCCTTAAATGAATTAATGAGTTGCCTGAGATCTGACCAGGCCAGTCGACCATGGGTCGATATGTCCAAGTCTCTTCGGTCAACATCTAACATCTTTGGAGCAACCCGGCTGCCTCCCCTTATGGGAGACCCGTAGCTTTCCGTCCCCGCTTCGCAACGGGTTTGGCTTTATCCCTGACCATCGCAAACACTTCTTACCGGCCGCCGCCAGTGTATGAAAACACCGTTAAGCGCTTGTGAAGGGCTGTCTTGCTTTTCGTGATACTTTCCGGCTATTTTTC
The window above is part of the Nitrosospira sp. Is2 genome. Proteins encoded here:
- a CDS encoding PEP-CTERM sorting domain-containing protein, whose product is MKIELKLKALAVAAIMAAGTPAFAAIDGGPSGNGELLLNVRYYGGDSATTGGDDISGLFDLGFKMDDMIAANGQAGYTKSWDLKTGDYGASWSQLTSFVGASNLGKMEFNVIALDDTDRNLKGGSRYLTTGNVDAFPSQGNANVKTMNGMDKYVDANNSRGTHGTVVNGASVATATDPSDTFFGAINGFGQGDTWLQKTTVDTTQAVGTDQNFWFLTTSSTSNLAQATKTPFGFDLNHDGTIGAGEFTKVSLSEAGVLTITSPVPEAETWAMLLAGLGMLSMIVRRRTGV